The Halogranum gelatinilyticum DNA segment TCCTGGCGTTCGGCCACAAGCACTGACTGCGGTGGTTCGCCGGTGTCAGTAACCCACGACTGAAGTCGTGGGCTTGTCAGTGGACTCCCCTTCTGACTCCGTAATGGAGTAGGTGTGGAAATCACCATTCAGGTTCAGCGTCCCTGACGCGAGCGCACACTGACAGGGTGCGCCTCCACTCGGAGACTTCTGCCCCGAGCGGAGTTTCTTGAGAAGTTTGCGAGCGATGTTCTTACTCGCGTTGTAGTCCGCGTTCAGTTCGTACTCGCACTTCTGACACACGAACTGGTGTTTCGACCGCCGATTCGACTCATGCGTAAACCCACATGACGAACACCGCTGAGACGTGTACGCAGGACTCACCTGCTCAACAGAGACGCCGAACATTTCGGCTTTATAGTCGACGTACTGGTAGAGCCGTCGGAACGCCCACGCATGGAATCGCTTTGCACCAACCATCCGCTCACGAATATCGGTAAGATTCTCGAACGCGATATGCGTACACCCGTGGTCGCAGGCTTCTTCGAGAATCTGGTTCGAGACACGGTGGATTTCGTCCTGCATCCAGCGGTGTTCGCGGTCTTTCATCGACT contains these protein-coding regions:
- a CDS encoding RNA-guided endonuclease InsQ/TnpB family protein codes for the protein YDRQTESFYLHARMRRTTDEQEQSTTDSPDAKHRTVLGVDLNVDGSLAVTSTGAFFGNADEMNHRRREFEKTRGSMQQIGTRSAHLSIQSMKDREHRWMQDEIHRVSNQILEEACDHGCTHIAFENLTDIRERMVGAKRFHAWAFRRLYQYVDYKAEMFGVSVEQVSPAYTSQRCSSCGFTHESNRRSKHQFVCQKCEYELNADYNASKNIARKLLKKLRSGQKSPSGGAPCQCALASGTLNLNGDFHTYSITESEGESTDKPTTSVVGY